A genomic window from Leishmania mexicana MHOM/GT/2001/U1103 complete genome, chromosome 14 includes:
- a CDS encoding putative exosome complex exonuclease, giving the protein MSSSVVIVGDSICGGEADQKLSTSSEEVYLRGFNTFAGNNPSDLALFHEGAGEIVAAISGHIEVTDRVISVKGLLPRYQPEIGDVVVGRILEVTGNKWQVDVNSTQTAIMLLSSVTEPGGILRRRGRGDELGMRQIFDQDDLVAAEVQRISPDGVMSLHTRAAEKYGRLSGLGILVSVRPSLVKRAKHQFVELADYSTQLIIGMNGNIWISSMQPSASDAEETEHAADARQNVARVANCIKTMGAAQVQIHPASIEASVAASLEAGLSAFEVSLERHRDALLARVADMVGIQHRRPTGSGASAGMLV; this is encoded by the coding sequence ATGTCATCCAGCGTTGTGATTGTGGGTGACTCCATCTGTGGAGGGGAAGCAGATCAGAAGCTGAGCACAAGCTCCGAAGAAGTGTATCTTCGCGGATTTAACACTTTTGCAGGGAATAACCCCAGTGACCTGGCTCTGTTCCACGAAGGGGCTGGCGAAATTGTGGCTGCCATCAGTGGGCACATAGAGGTAACCGATCGCGTGATTTCGGTGAAGGGGCTGCTACCGCGGTACCAGCCAGAAATTGGGGATGTTGTAGTGGGGCGGATCTTGGAAGTGACAGGAAACAAGTGGCAAGTTGATGTGAACTCCACTCAAACGGCAATTATGCTGCTTTCAAGCGTAACGGAGCCTGGAGGCATACTGCGGCGACGAGGCCGCGGTGACGAGCTCGGGATGCGCCAGATCTTCGACCAAGATGATCTGGTTGCGGCAGAGGTTCAACGCATCTCTCCGGATGGTGTGATGTCactgcacacgcgtgcagcggAGAAGTATGGTCGACTGTCAGGACTGGGCATTTTGGTGAGTGTGCGTCCCTCGTTGGTGAAACGCGCGAAGCACCAGTTTGTAGAACTTGCCGACTACAGCACGCAACTGATCATCGGCATGAATGGTAACATATGGATTTCCTCGATGCAACCCTCTGCTAGcgacgcggaggagacggagcaCGCCGCTGACGCACGTCAAAACGTGGCGCGTGTTGCAAACTGCATCAAAACTATGGGTGCGGCGCAAGTTCAGATTCACCCAGCATCGATAGAGGCCAGTGTCGCGGCGTCATTGGAGGCAGGCTTGTCGGCGTTTGAAGTCTCGCTTGAAAGGCACAGGGATGCGCTTTTGGCACGCGTTGCTGACATGGTAGGAATtcaacaccgccgccccactggcagcggcgcttccGCGGGAATGCTGGTGTAG